One window of Fusobacterium polymorphum genomic DNA carries:
- a CDS encoding protein jag, with product MEKTIEIKAIDKEKALKRALNILGVELTENEAVEIVEKVKPRKKFFGLFGTEPGTYEISIKTKEKREEVKEKKNFTPKTEKVEKNPKYEKQEKIEKAEKVETSHKNNIENIELEKEITEKVSFFVEKMKLDIKFKLKRIKERVYVVEFFGKDNALVIGQKGKTLNSFEYLLNSMIKNCRIEIDVEKFKEKRNETLRILAKRMAEKVSKYGKTVRLNAMPPRERKIIHEVVNKYPDLDTYSEGRDPKRYIVIKKKRG from the coding sequence ATAGAAAAAACAATAGAAATAAAAGCTATTGATAAAGAAAAAGCCCTTAAAAGAGCATTAAATATTTTAGGGGTTGAACTTACTGAAAATGAAGCTGTTGAGATAGTTGAAAAAGTAAAACCTCGTAAAAAGTTTTTTGGACTATTTGGAACAGAACCTGGAACATATGAAATTTCTATAAAAACGAAAGAAAAGAGAGAAGAAGTAAAGGAGAAAAAAAATTTTACTCCAAAAACTGAAAAAGTAGAAAAAAATCCAAAATATGAAAAACAAGAAAAAATAGAAAAAGCAGAGAAAGTTGAAACTTCTCATAAAAATAATATAGAAAATATTGAACTTGAAAAAGAAATAACAGAAAAAGTATCTTTCTTTGTTGAAAAAATGAAGTTAGATATAAAATTCAAATTAAAAAGAATAAAAGAAAGAGTCTATGTAGTTGAATTCTTTGGAAAAGATAATGCACTTGTTATTGGGCAAAAAGGAAAAACTTTAAATAGTTTTGAATATCTTTTAAATTCAATGATAAAAAATTGTAGAATTGAAATTGATGTTGAAAAATTTAAAGAAAAGAGAAATGAAACTTTAAGAATATTAGCTAAAAGAATGGCTGAAAAAGTTTCTAAATATGGTAAAACAGTTAGACTTAATGCTATGCCACCAAGAGAAAGAAAAATTATTCATGAAGTTGTAAATAAATATCCAGATTTAGACACATATAGTGAAGGTAGAGATCCAAAGAGATATATAGTTATTAAGAAAAAGAGAGGTTAA